From one Enterobacter kobei genomic stretch:
- the aaeA gene encoding p-hydroxybenzoic acid efflux pump subunit AaeA, translating into MKTLTRNFTRTAITVVMVILAFIAIFRAWVYYTESPWTRDARFSADVVAIAPDVAGLITDVKVHDNQLVQKDQVLFTIDQPRYQKAVEEAEADVAYYRALASEKRREAGRRNKLGIQAMSREEIDQSNNVLQTVIHQQAKAQATLDLAKLDLERTIIRAPAAGWITNLNVYTGEFITRGSTAVALVKQNSFYVLAYMEETKLEGVRAGYRAEITPLGSNRVIKGTVDSVAAGVTNASSSRDAKGMATIDSNLEWVRLAQRVPVRIRLDDQKENLWPAGTTATVVITGEKDRDESQDSFFRKMAHRLREFG; encoded by the coding sequence GTGAAAACACTAACAAGAAATTTTACCCGTACCGCCATCACTGTGGTGATGGTTATTCTGGCATTTATCGCCATCTTTCGCGCCTGGGTCTATTACACCGAATCGCCATGGACGCGTGATGCGCGTTTTAGCGCCGATGTGGTCGCTATCGCGCCGGATGTCGCGGGGCTGATCACCGATGTGAAGGTACACGATAACCAACTGGTGCAAAAAGACCAGGTGCTGTTCACCATCGATCAGCCGCGCTATCAAAAAGCCGTCGAGGAAGCGGAGGCTGACGTGGCGTACTACCGCGCGCTGGCAAGTGAAAAACGCCGCGAAGCCGGACGCCGGAATAAATTAGGCATTCAGGCGATGTCCCGCGAGGAGATCGACCAGTCCAACAACGTCTTGCAGACGGTGATCCACCAGCAGGCGAAAGCCCAGGCGACGCTGGACCTGGCAAAACTGGATCTCGAACGTACCATTATCCGCGCCCCGGCCGCAGGCTGGATCACCAACCTTAACGTCTATACCGGGGAATTCATTACCCGCGGCTCGACGGCGGTAGCACTGGTGAAACAGAACTCCTTCTATGTACTTGCTTACATGGAAGAGACGAAGCTGGAAGGCGTGCGCGCGGGTTATCGTGCCGAAATTACCCCGCTCGGCAGTAACCGGGTGATCAAGGGTACCGTAGACAGCGTAGCCGCCGGGGTCACCAACGCCAGCAGCAGCCGTGACGCCAAAGGCATGGCGACCATTGATTCCAATCTGGAATGGGTCCGTCTGGCGCAGCGCGTGCCGGTGCGTATTCGCCTTGACGATCAGAAAGAGAATCTCTGGCCGGCGGGGACAACCGCAACGGTAGTGATCACTGGCGAAAAAGACCGGGATGAAAGCCAGGACTCCTTCTTCCGCAAAATGGCTCACCGTCTGCGTGAGTTCGGTTAA
- the aaeX gene encoding p-hydroxybenzoic acid efflux pump operon protein AaeX — protein MSLFPVVVVFGLSFPPIFFELLISLALFWLVRRLLLPTGIYDFVWHPALFNTALYCCLFYLLTRLFG, from the coding sequence ATGAGTCTGTTTCCCGTGGTCGTGGTGTTCGGTCTGTCGTTCCCACCGATATTCTTTGAGTTACTTATATCACTGGCGCTTTTCTGGCTGGTGCGCCGTCTGTTGCTCCCGACCGGGATCTATGACTTTGTCTGGCACCCGGCATTGTTTAATACAGCGCTATATTGCTGCTTATTTTATTTACTGACGCGCCTGTTCGGCTGA
- the aaeR gene encoding HTH-type transcriptional activator AaeR: MERLKRMSVFARVVELGSFTAAARQLHMSVSSISQTVSKLEDELQVKLLNRSTRSLALTEAGKIYYQGCRRMLHEVQDVHEQLYAFNNTPIGTLRIGCSSTMAQNVLAGMTAQMLKDYPGLTVNLVTGIPAPDLIADGLDVVIRVGALQDSSLFSRRLGTMPMVVCAAKSYLAQFGTPEKPADLTNHSWLEYSVRPDNEFELIAPEGLSTRLIPQGRFVTNDPMTLTRWLTAGAGVAYVPLMWVIDEINRGTLEILFPRYQSDPRPVYALYTEKDKLPLKVQVCINYLTDYFVEVANLFQAMRGRAKEK; this comes from the coding sequence ATGGAACGATTAAAACGCATGTCAGTGTTCGCCCGGGTCGTCGAGCTGGGGTCATTTACCGCCGCCGCACGGCAGCTGCATATGAGTGTTTCTTCTATCAGCCAGACCGTCTCGAAACTGGAAGATGAGTTGCAGGTAAAGCTGCTTAACCGCAGCACCCGTAGCCTGGCGTTGACCGAAGCCGGTAAGATTTATTATCAGGGCTGCCGCCGAATGCTGCATGAAGTGCAGGACGTGCACGAACAATTGTACGCCTTTAATAACACGCCCATCGGCACGCTGCGCATCGGTTGTTCTTCAACTATGGCACAAAATGTTCTCGCCGGGATGACCGCGCAGATGCTGAAGGATTACCCTGGGCTGACGGTGAATCTGGTTACCGGCATCCCCGCGCCAGATCTGATTGCCGACGGGCTGGACGTGGTGATCCGCGTAGGTGCCTTGCAGGATTCGAGCCTTTTCTCGCGTCGACTGGGGACAATGCCGATGGTGGTGTGCGCCGCGAAAAGCTACCTGGCGCAGTTCGGCACGCCGGAAAAACCGGCGGATTTGACTAATCACTCGTGGCTGGAATATAGCGTGCGGCCGGATAACGAATTCGAGCTGATCGCCCCCGAGGGATTATCCACCCGGCTGATCCCGCAGGGCCGCTTTGTGACAAACGATCCGATGACGCTGACCCGCTGGCTGACTGCCGGTGCCGGGGTGGCCTATGTACCGCTGATGTGGGTGATCGATGAGATCAATCGCGGCACGCTGGAGATCTTATTCCCGCGCTACCAGTCAGATCCGCGTCCGGTGTACGCGCTCTATACGGAAAAAGACAAGCTGCCGCTCAAGGTGCAGGTGTGTATTAACTATCTGACGGATTATTTTGTTGAGGTCGCTAATCTGTTTCAGGCGATGCGCGGGCGGGCGAAGGAGAAATAA